The Treponema sp. OMZ 790 genome includes the window ATCAAGATAAAGAGAGTCTATGCGCCACTTCGATTGAATGGAGCTTAAAAGATGCTTTTCATAAGCTTCAACAGCGTCATTTACCCTATTATTACTTTTTACAATTGACTGAATAAAAAGCATTTGTTCCAAATATCTTTCAGGATAACCGAGGCGTAATAAAATGCGTGCATAAGACTCCCGGCTTTCAACATCATAAGGATATATCTTTAAGGTTCTTCTGAACTCATAGAGAGCTTGTTCAGTCATGTTGCGCCGTGAAAAACCCAAGGCTTTTTCTGCATGATATTTTGAAAGTTCCATGCGGAAAGAATCTTCAAAATTAAGATTTTCGATTGCAAGTTCTTCCAAAAGACAGCGCATTATTTCGTCATCAGCATCTAAAGAAAGCCCGACCTTAGCGGCATTTACGGCATCACCGTGCTTCCCAAGCCGCCTTAAACTCAAAGTTTTTAAATACCATGCATCGGCTCTGTCTCTTTTTTTGGAAATCCTCATATCGGAAATCTTTATAACCTCTTCATAACGCCTTTGTGCGTAAAGGACAGAGGCAAGCAAGGCATAGGCATCATCATAATCTTCTTTTAATTTGATTGCGGCATAAATGCGCCCCTCAGCTTCTTCCAGTTTTCCTTCGAGAGAATTTAAATAGGCCGCAAAATAATGAACTTGAGGCTTATCTCCATGGTATTTTAAAGCTCTTTTTATGTACTCCTCGGCTTGTTTCATATTTCCGGCTTCATAACTTACGAGAGCTAAAGAAAGGAGAGCTTTTCTATTTTCACCCTGACGGGTGAGATTTTGTTTGTACATTTCTGAAGCAAGGTAGAGTTTTCCTTGAGAAATTTCTATTTCGGCCAAACCGAAACGGGCCTCGGGGTTATTGGGATACTTTTTTAATACCTCATCAAAAAGAATTTTGGCTTCATCTATTTTTCCTAAACCGACCAAAATAAAGCCGTGAAGATTTTTTAAATCGGGATCGTCTTTTTTATATCTTCGGGCTGATTCGGCAAAGGACAGGGCTTGGTCATATTCATCCAAAGCATAAAAACATTCGGCCAAGCCTTGATAGACCAAATTATATGAAGGATTTTCCTTTAAAGCCGATTGGTACATCTCGATTGCACCGTACCAATCTTCCATAGCCTGATATTCGGCACCTTTTTGATATAGATCTGCAGGATTGCAGAATAAAGAGGCTGAAAATAAAACGGTAAATATAAATCCGAAAAAAGGCTTTTTCATAAATTTCCTCCCATAAAATAACGCCCTTATCATATCATATTATCGGCATGATTGCAATAAATAAGTCCGGCTCACATTAATTTTGCAAATCTTTATTGTAAACAATTTTAACGGTTTTAACCTTGTGCCCGTCCATATCCTGAACGATAAAATCAAAATCATTCCATGCCGTTTTTTCATATTTGGCAGGTATCTTTCCGAATAGATCGAATACAAAGCCGCCCAGAGTTTCAAACTCATCTACAGGCAGATCTTCACTTTTAATTGTTTCGGCTAAATCATCCAAATCAACACGGGCATCGCAAAGCCACACTCCTGAGGCTATTTCGGTAATATCATCTCCTTCATTATCAAATTCGTCCTGAATATCGCCTACAATCTCTTCAATAATGTCTTCCATACAGACAATGCCTGAAACACCCCCATATTCGTCAACGGCAACTGCGATATGAACATGGCGCCTTTTGAACTCGGCCAAAAGAGCATCTATACGTTTAGATTCCGGAACAAAAAAAGCACGGCGCACTATCTTATCAAGCTCGATCTTTTGATTTTTAGTTAAAAGTTTAATAATATCCTTAACATAAAGAATGCCTATAACATTGTCGATAGACTCGTCATAAACAGGAAATCTGGAATGACCGCTTTCAGATATTCTGTCCAAAATTTCGTCGCCGGGCGTATCAAGGGCTAAAAAATCTACGTCAATACGCGGAATCATTACCTCTTTAACCGCCGTATCCGATAAATCTACAACGCCGCGTATCATATCGCGCTTTTCATCGTTTAAGCTCTCTTTTAGAATATTGTTTACACTACCCTTTTTTTTAAATAAATCCATTATTCCCATAACTATACCCGATAAATAATTATATTTTTATATTGACCAAGCAATTTTTCTTGAAATTTGAGCATTTCCTGTTCAGGAGAATTGTCGGAATGATCCATTCCGTTTAAATGCAAAATTCCGTGAACAATGAGCCGTTTTAATTCCTCATCTATTCCTACATTAAATTCTTCGGCATTAAAGTTAAGACTGTCAAGACTTATGACTATATCTCCTGCCATAAACCTTTTTTCTCCCTCATCATCAAAATACTCATCTCCCTGTTCAAAAGAAAGCACATCAGTGGGAGAATCGATATTTCTATACTGTTTATTCAAATTGCGGATAAAACCGTCATCGCAAAAAAGCAGAGAAATATCCCAATTATCGAGGTTTAAATCGTTTAAAACCGTGGAGATAAAGTTTTCGACTCTTAAAGGGTCGATAGCCCCCGGAGGTTCATCATTAAATGACACACTGATTGAATTAGACATTATTGTTTTCCTTTTGAGCTTGTACGCTCTCATCATCATCAATATTTTTTTGATTGGGATACTCTATTCGAGAATGATAGTATCCGGCTAAAATTTTTACGAAGGAAGCCTTTATTATGTTGACTTCACGGAATGTCAAATCTGAGTTATCAAGCTGTCCGGCCTTTATTTTCCCGGATACGAGCTCATCTATAAATTTTTCAAGCCGGGGAACAGAAGGCTTTTCTAAGGTGCGGCATGCAGCCTCAACTATGTCTGCAAGCATAACCACAGCCGACTCTTTTGAACGGGGAGGTATTCCGGGATAAGAAAAATCCTCGATATCGACATTCGGGTCAAGTTCTTTTGCTTTTGCATAAAAATAGGATATGCAGCTGTTTCCATGGTGCTCGGCTATTATATCGATGACGGCCTGAGGCAAGTGTAACTGTTTTGCTTTTTCAATTCCTATTTTTACATGGCTTCTTATTACCGTAGCCGAAAGCCGCGGGTTTATGTCCATATGTTTGTTGTAATTTGTTTGGTTTTCTACAAAATATTCTCCCTGCTCCATTTTTCCGATGTCATGGTAATAGGCGCCGACACGGGCTAAAATAGAGTTTGCTCCTATCTCGCGGCAGGCGCTTTCAGCCAGAGAGGCTACCATCATAGAATGGTTATAGGTTCCTGCAACAGTTATAAGCATTTTTTTCATGATGGGAGAATTAAGATCCGACAATTCCATAAGACGGAAATTGGTCGGCACGTTCATTAAAGTTTCTAAAATAGGCAAAAATCCCAAAACAAGTATTCCGCTTATAAAACCGTTTGCTGCAGTTCCCAATAAAAGAACGGATTTATCGTTTGAAGAATCAGGAAAAATCAAGAACATACAAAGCAAAATCAACGGCTGCACAAGAATCAAGCCGGAAGCGGTTTTGATAAGGTCCATTCTGCGTCCTGTAATATTTACCATGCCTGCTCCGGCCAGCCCGGCAAGCACAGCAAAGAGTGCCGGCTGAATTTTAAATCCTGTTGCACCGAAAACGGCAAGGGTGAACACAAAAACCGTAAGAACAGAAATTTTCCGCGAAATTAAAGCGGCAATCAGCATTGTAAAAAAGGTAATAGGCAGTACCGGTACAATATTAAGGGGATAAGAAAAAAATGAAATCCCCGAAACAAAAAGAAGCAAAATATAAACAATATCAAACGAAATTAAAAGGAGTAATTTGAATTTAAAATCCAAATTTTGCCCTATAATTTTCTGTGAAAATAAAAATAAACTCGTTATCATTGACAGGGTCAAAAAAACTATACCGGCAGCAATCTGCCAAAAATCTACATATTTTCCATCCCCTATGTAGGCTTTAAGGCGTGTATAAGCATCCTCCGATATTATAAAGCCCCGCCTTATAATCTTCTGATTTTTTTCTATGGTTATTTTTACAGGTAAAACTTTTTTTAAAGCTTCCTCCACTCTTTTTTCCGTTTCTTCGGCATCAAACAAAATATTGGGTTGAGCAAACGGCAAAAGAACACTTAAAACATCCAATTCAAGATTCGATTTTTTCATATCGGAAAGAAAGGTTTTAATCTGAGCTTTTACATTGTAGAATAAAACCAAGTTTGTCAAAAATACGTTTGTATAGGACTGCTTTTGATTTTGGTTTTTACGCAGGCTTATTTCCGCATCATTTAATTCTTCAAGCCCCGTAAGAGGCATTTCTATAATACCTATATCTAAAAGTTGTTTTAGAATGCTCAGTGCAAGCGAAGTTATTTCATAAAAACTTTTGGACTTATATATGCGTTCCAAATCAACTTCCGAAAGAAGTACCGGATATTTTTCCATAAACATAAATTTAAAAGCAGTAAAACTCTTAGATGAATCTTTTAATCCGATTATAAAACTTGCAAATTCCGAATATTCCCTTATCATATTTTCAGAAACAGAGTTATCTTTATAAAAAACGGCTTTTATGGAGTGCTTTGCAGCAGTTTTCCGTATTTCCGTCGCTTTTTCATCAATAGCTTCTATGTTTCGGTTCGATATTACATCCCGATCCGATACCATTCCGGCTTCAAAATCCGAAATCGTCAATTTGGAAAAACCGGAGTTTTCGTATGCATTGATATAAATCAATACCGATAAAATTAAAAAACTTACCAAAACCGAAATTACAAAAGCCTTGTTTCTTTTAAATATAAGACTTATGGAGGATAATTTTTCTTTTAACTTATTTTGCTTTTTATTCTTTATCATAAGCTGTAATTATTTTTTGAACGAGAGAATGGCGCACTACATCTTCAGAAGAAAAATGTACAATACCTATTCCCCTGATCTTTGATAGAAGGTTTGCTGCATGAACAAGTCCTGAACCCTTGGCCGATGAAATATCGGATTGAGAGGGATCGCCTGTTACAATGAGCTTGGAACCTTCGCCCATCCTCGTTAAAAACATCTTCATTTGCTCCCTGGTTGTATTTTGAGCCTCATCCAAAATTACGGCGGCATTATGAAGGGTTCGTCCCCTCATATAGGCCAAAGGAGCAACCTCAATCATATTGGACTCCTCCATTTGGCGTATAAGCTCAAAAGGCATTAAAAGTTCTATAGAATCATAAAGAGGCCTTAAATAAGGCGTTATCTTTTGCACAAGGTCACCCGGTAAAAAGCCCAAACTTTCTCCTGCTTCGACTACCGGTCTTGTAAAAATAATCTTTCGCACCTGCCGCGACATCAACATTTGAAGAGCACATGCTGCGGCCAAATAAGTCTTTCCCGTACCTGCAGCCCCAAGACCGAAACTTACATCATTATTGCGGATTGAGTGAATAAATTCAAGCTGATGGGCATTTTTTGGATATACCGAACGAATTCCCCTCGGGATATGAATACATCCCGATGCGAAATCCTGTTTTTCGGAAACGTTTATAGTGGAAATAAGAGATTCTATATATTCCGATGAGTTTTCGGATTTTATTTCAGAGGAATTTACAGCCTTATCAACTACATGCTGAAATTTTTTACAAACCTCATCATCAGCGCTTAGAACACTCACCTCATTACCTCTGCAAACAACCGGCACACCGAGATAGCGTTCAAGAAAATCCAAATTTCTATCATTGGCACCGCATAGAGCGGAAAGCACTTGTTCATCTTTTAACACTATTGTATATGCGTCTTCCAAATATTAACCTCTATTAATGTATTCTAAATGGAAAAAAGCCCTTCCGTCAAGGGCTTTAGACATTATTTAAGGCTTTTTCTCGTAATTTAGACCTTTAAAACACTTAAATTTTAAATATTTTCAAAAAAAAGAGATATCGACTTTATCGATATCTCTTTTAGCTTACTCACCGTCTTTTTTTGAATCGGTGTCCGATTTATCGACACCGCTATCGGTTTTCCACCATTCGGTTGATGTTTCAGTTTGTTTTTTCATTGCCTCTTCAGACAAGCCTGAATCCGATGGAGTTTTTGTAATAAGTGCCAATAAAAAAGTCGTTATAAAAAACAGGGCAACAACGACATATGTAGCTCTTGTTAAAACATTGCTCGATTTTGAACCGAAAGCCGAATTACTGCCGCCTGAAAAAAGCCCTCCCAAACTATCTCCTTCTTCGTTTTGCAACAAAACCAAAAAGATAATAATCGCACAAATTATGACAAAAAGCACCAACAATGCAATACCTAAACCACCCATAATATAACTCCAAATTATAAGAATATACCCTATAGTTTATAACAAAACAAAAAAAGTTTCAATAGGTCGTCTTATTAAAAAGCAAGGCACTTCCAATACATTTAAGTTTTAGAAGTGCCTAAGGTTTAAACAGCTTTTAAACTGAACTAGCGTACTTTTCGAAAGATAACACGTTTTAAAACGGTTGTTTTTGTTTTTCCTATTGCGGCGGCTTTTAAGTCTTCAACCTCAAATTTTGAAAAAACATTGATTCGCTTGTATTCGGCGATAAATTCCATAATGAATTTTTCGCAGTCGGCTTCATTATAGGTATCATTACTTTCTTCATAAGTAAGGTAAAATTCGAGCTGATTTTCCAAACCGGGAACATCCATTTTAGTCCAATAAATTACGGCTGTCGGTCTTTCCTTAATCTCGATTTTTTCGGTTTTGGGCTTTACAAGAGCCGGATTTTCGGCAAAAACAGCCAAAACCAATAAAGCCATGATGCTTAAAGCAAAAATTCTTTTTTTCATTTTAATAACCCTCCAAATTTAAGTCATTTTATCATACTGTAAAGCTAAACAACAATTACAGCTCTTAGATACTAACATTTTATACTCATTTTTTCAAGTAGAAAACAAAGCCATCGGAAAGAATGTTTCGGTTTTAAGCCCTGCCCCGCCTATTAAGCCGCCGTCAATATTGGGCTTTTTTAAGAGGCCTTCGGCATTTTCGGGTTTCATGGAACCACCGTACTGTATTATCATATTTTTTGCAGCTTCTTCGCCGTAAATACCGGCTAAAGTCTTTCTTATTGAAGCATGGATTGCGTCGGCATCCTCCGGGCTCGCATTTTTTCCTGTACCTATTGCCCAAACAGGCTCATAAGCTATTGTTATCTTATCCAAATCTTTTACGGATACATCTGCAAGGCCTTTTTTTATCTGCCTTTCGCATACGGCTTCGGCATGTCCTGCCTCGCGTTCTTCCAAAAGTTCTCCGACACATAGGATAACTTCCAATCCGTGTTTTAATGCGAGTTTTATCTTTTTATTGATAAGATCATCGGTTTCTTTATAAATATGGCGTCTTTCGGAATGGCCTAAAATAACGGCTTGAACTCCGACATCCAAAAGTTGAAGGACGGACACTTCACCCGTGTGAGCTCCTTTTTCTTCCAAGCCCATGTTTTGCGCTCCCAGCAAAATATTGGAACCCTTTAATACGGCAGAAACATCCTGCAAAAGAGTAAAGGACGGAGCTATCATATATTTGTTTTTTCCGTCTTTTAGACCTGCTTTCATTTGTTCTGCGAGAGCTTTGGCCTCGGATCTATTCATATTCATCTTCCAATTTGCCGCGATGTAAAACTTCTTCATCATTTCCTCCTAAATTTGCAAATACCGGACATCCGGCACATCTTGACTTCAATAGGTTATCTTTTTAAGAGCGGGTTGTCAATAAGGATAATTGAATTTTACTTCTTATTGTGTTAAAATACTAAAAATATGAGAGGCGCATTATGAATTTTAAACAATACATCTTAGCTTTTTTTCTTGTTGTTTTTTTGATGACCGAAAAAGGGCAAACCGGCTTCGCGGCTGAAAATGAATCCGAGTACGACATACCTTATGCAAAAATTTTTTATGAAAAAGATACCGATATTTATGATGCCGTATATTTTTTGGCTGTTGAAAACGGATTTTCTCCACTTTCCTATAAGAGACCACAATCGGGAGCCGAACTTTATAAAACATTCACTCTTATTGATAACTCAAATTTAAGTAACATAGGTTTAAAAGTTTTCGAAAATACAAGAAAAGCCTTAATTACTCCTAAATATCTCATTCAGCAAGAAATCCTAAAATTCAATATAAATGCACAATTGGGCATTCAAGGCCGTTTTGCTCATAAAGTTAACGAATATAGTCCACGAATCGATCAATTTTTAGCTTACAATGAAATGCCCGTCCCTTTGGCTGTACCTATAGATTTTTTAATTTCTAATTATTTTTATACTTATTGCTATTTAAGCCTAAACAAAAATTTTGCAGCAAGTAAATTTTCGAATACTTTTTTGAATATTCCGCTAAAAGGAAAAGACATAGATTTTCATTTTCCTCAAAAAGCAGGGATAGCCATAGGCGGTTCTTTCTTCAATCTAAATATCGGGCGAGGTTCTTTAAATTTAGGAAGGACATTGGGCGGAAGTATGCTTATAGCCGATACAGCAGACCGTTTTGATTATTTTACGGGAAGCGTATTCACAAAAAATTTAAAACTGGATGTGACCATTGTAGAATTAAATCCTACCAGATTTTTATTTATGCATGAAGTTACTTTTAGACCTATAAAACAAATTTCCATAACTTTGCATGAAGGAGTTCTAGTCAATTCTTTTTTTGATCCGCGTTTTTTAAATCCGGCGATGATCTTTCACAGCCACGCTGCATGGAAAGAAGACTACCTTCCTGGTACATCTCCAAAATCAAAAAATGGAGCAGTAGGAAGTCAATTTGGAATTACGATAGATGCAGTACCTACAAAAGGATTAAGGATATACGGGCAATTTGGAATGAACCAATTTCAAACTCCATCAGAACTTAGAGGCCTAAACGGAAAAAATTACACCCCTAATTCTCTGGGAGGTCTTGCCGGTATAGAATACATTTACCCAACAAAAATAGGATACATTGTATCTTCGATTGAAGGAATCTATGCAAATCCTTGGTACAATATTCTTTCAAATAAAAAAATAAGTTACTATCATGAAAGACAAGAAATATCTTCATCAGTTTTGGACTATGATAAGTCGCAAATATACACATGGATTTCAAATCCTTATGGCCCTGATACAATTACTGCCATTGCCCAAATCTCTCTTATAAATCCGAAAACATATTCCACTTCCTTTACTTACAGGCTTGTATGCAAGGGTGAAAATGAAGATAATTTTTTTGACAAAAATAAAGAAAAACCTTCAGGTGTATACTATCCTGAAGCCGAGGGAAATAATCATCCCGAATGGTTAAATTGGAGAACCCCAAGCGGAACTCCTGCTTTTTTCAGTACCCTTAAACTCTCAGGCTCTTATAATATACTACACAATTTGTTAATAAAAGGAGCTTTTTCTTGGACAAACGCTTTAGGGAGAATAAGAGGAAATGCGATTGACTTTTCTGTTTCTTTAGAATATAGTATACGCTAAATTTTGAGGTCATTACATGAAAAAGAGAATATTATATTTTATTTTTTTATTATCGTTTTTAAGTATAGCGATATACAGCCAAGCACCTATAGATATTTTTGATCCTATATATGGAGATATAAGTCTTTGGGAAAAAACAGGTCTTATAAACGATGCACCATCGATACGGCCATATCCATTACAAGAAATAAAAAGAATCTTAGATATCGTTATCGAAAGAGGAACTGAAAACCAGAAAAAAAAAGCAGAACAATATAAAAAAAGGTTGTTCGGCAGAATCTTTCATTTTGGAGGAATGACGGAATTTAATATAAAAGCACCGGGATGGCAAAAAGATTTTGCCTTTGCCCCACTGCTTGAGTTAAATTTTTCGCTGAATGAAATATTTACGGCTTCGGCTCATGTAAACTTCAGTTTGTTAAATAAGGTACCAAAGAATGAAACTTTACCTGCATTTCAATTCTCAAAAAAAGATATTATGCCCGATAACAGTGAAGTAGGTTCATTCACTCTATTACCTATGTTTAACTCCGGAGTTGCTATAGGAACTAGTGAATATTATTTAGCCGCAGGAATGAGCAGAGCCGCCTTCGGCCCTTTTGACGAAAACAATATTATAATCGGCGAACAAGCTTTTCATGCAGGACAATTTATCTTTGTAATCAACAAAGATAAATTTACATACAATCAGATTTTTTCAGCTATATCGGCATCAAATGATTTTGGAAGCAACTATTTCCCTCAGAAGTTTCTGGCAGGCCATTCAGTCAGCTTTCGGCCTCTTCCTTGGATATCTATAGGACTTTTAGATTTAATAATGTATGGAGGAAGATTTGAGCCTATATATTTTATCCCGCTGTCAGCCTTTTTTCTTGGACAGAGTATTTATAGGTTTCCGGATAATAGCTTGTTGGGACTGACTTTTGGAATAAAACCGGTAAAAGGTCTAAAGATAGATTTTGTATTACTTGCCGATGATTTGGGTTTTAATGAAATAATAAAATTTAAAAGTGCAAGATGGAGAATAGCCTCACAATTAGGAATTTCTTATGCGATGCCGAAGGATCATTGGTTTACATTTGTGGATGCTAATTATACATTCATTGCGCCATATTGTTATACCCACGCACACCATGAAAATTATAAAAATCCGAATTATGAAAATTATACACATAACGGTTCTCCGCTGGGAAGTAATTTACATCCAAACTCAGACCGTATACATGTGAAGACCCAATTCCGCCCAATAGAAGGAGTTTTCATAAATCTATACAACACCTTTATAAGGCATGCAAATATTACCGAAAGCGTAACAGATCCTATAATATTAAAAGAGTATCTTACAAAAAATTATTCGACTGATGGGTCGGTTTTTAATCATCCTACAGTAATAAAAGATGAATGGCATCATGCTTTTCTATACTCAACTCCATTCTTAACACAGAAGACAATTCAATATGTCAATCAGCTTGGATTGGAGGGTGTAGTTAATCTTCCGATTTTAAAATCGGGAGGGTCAATGCAATTTAAAATAGGCTATACCTTTGAAGCAAATATAAATCCGGGCGTGAATAGGCATATTTATAATAGAAAAGTTGCTCCCTCAAATTTAAGCACAGAAGCACAAATAATGGAGGAAGCCGAGAAACAGTTAAAAGACTGGAGAGAAAAAGCAAAAGGAAAAGAGTTTAACCATTATTTTAATATCGGTGTAAAAATATCTTATTAAAAGAAGACAATTATTTTACGGCCTTTTGCCAAACTTTATTTTTGATGCACCATGTGCAAAGGCCGTTTTTTTCTTCATTAAATTCGACATCTGCATAGTACCAGCTGCGGCAATTCAAAATCGAAAAGACGGGTAATTTTGTTTTTGGTTTTAGGCTTTCAAGTTTTAAAATTATATTTTCGGCTTCATTCGCCGCATCTCCCAAAACAAAACCGCCGTTTTCCTCAAAAGAATCAGGAGAATTACAAGGCCGCACTATCAATGATCCGGATAGAATAGGCGGATAGATTGCAAGAGATTCAAATTTTTCTTTTGTCTTAAAAAAAGGAATCGCATTCCGAAACGGAAAAGGCAAAAAACTTTGAATTAATTTTTGCTCTTCGTAGAGAATAGCCATGAGGTTATCGGGTAAAAAAAGCCAAGTTTCCATCATATTTTACAAGGATTTACTTTCAAAATCTTTAAAAAGAGAAACATTAAATTTACGTTCTATACCCACTGAAGTAGGAGGACCGTAAAACGGCATGATGATAAGCTTATCATCTAAGTTCATGAGTTTTATTTTTAAAATATCTTGCAAGGTTTTTGCGGCATACACATTTGTAGTCTGACCAATCATTCCTGCGGATAAGGAAGTTCCGGTAAACACAAGGTTTTCAATTTTGAACATGGATGATTGAGCCGGAATTGCAAAATACCTTACAGAATAACCGGCCAGATCTATAGTTCCGTCTCCTCTCAATGTGTTTATCGTTATGTTTTCCGAAAAACAGCTTCCGGCATAAACTTTCGGACTATAAATTTTTAAAATAGTATTGAGCCCTGTCTCATAGGGACTTTCAAAATTATGAGTCAATAAAACAGCTTTAAGATCAAATTTATTTTTTTCAATCTGTTGTATAATTTTTTCCGTAATCTTTGCAGGGTCAATGATAAGAGCTTCTTTGGTCTTTTCATTACCTATAAGATAAGTATTTGCAAAAAGTTGAGGCGAAAAATGAAGATAAACTTTCATATAAATTCGTCTCCCTCAACAAAAATTGCCTCCCGAGTGTTGGAAGATTTATACGAAACGCCGTTTTCCTGTATATATAAAAATAATGTCTTTTTAAGATTACAGTTTTGAAAATAGACATCTTTTAAAATCGAATACATAAACCGCGAACTGTAAAGATCGGAATCATTGAAGGAAACTTCCTCAGCCTTAATTCCGTTAAAATTATTTTGTAAAAGCTCGGAATTCTTAAAATCCGTGCGGATAATTTTTGCTCCGCCAAAAGATGAAAACTGAATATCGGAACTTTGAAAATTACAGGAATCTATTTCGCAAAAATCAAAAAAACACATTCTAAGATGTAAATTACTGCAATTACAGTTTTTGAATTTACTGTTCGAAAAAAAGCATCCGGTAAAAGATTTTTTTGAAAAATTCAAGCCTTCAAATTCCAGCCCGGATAAATTTAAGCCGTTTAAAGAATCCGATTTTTTTAAAAGCTCGAGGAAATCTTCATATTCAGTTTTTTTATCAAAATTAAACATCTGCTGCTTCTTTTTATAATATTGTAAACTTAAAAAAAATATGTTTCAAGTGGTTTAAAAAAACATTTTACGCATAATTTTAAGTTACGGTATTGCCCTTAATAAAATTATATGATATAAATATCATCAATAAGGATTATAGTAATTATGTATTTCTTATATTCTGTGCTTTTTAGTGTTACCCCCCCCTGCGCCAAAATGGCACACTAAAATTTCATTTTGGAATCTATTTCAATACACACAAACATATTTTAATCTTATTAAACTCATTTTCATGGCTTATTCGAGAGGGAAGGATGCCGATTATAAATTGCATTAGATATTTTGCATGTCCGGCAGCAATGCGGTTGTTACCTCTGAATAATATAAAAAATAATTTTTCAAAGGAGTTTTTTTTATGAAATTAAAAAAATTATTTTGTATTGGTGTTGTGGTCTTTATTTCTGCAACAATGTTGCCTGCTATTGACCTAAGCGCAGGCGTCGGTATCAGCTTCAATTACATGAGACAAGCCATAAAAATCAAAGACTCTGCAAAAATTGGCGGATTTAATACTTCAATAGATGCAAAGAGTTCGACCTCAGTACCTTCTTTAGGCATAAACGGATTTTTTGATGCCCAATATTTTACGGCAAAACTTGGAATGGCCTTTAATGTTGGAAAAGTTAAGGCTTCATATTCCTATTCGGTTAAAGCCGGCGGAATAACAGATTCCGGATCCGGAAGTGAATCAATTCCGAATTTAAAATTAACTTATTTTGAATTGGGACTTTTTGGAAAATATCCTTTTAATGTAGGAATTGCTAAATTATACCCTGTAGCAGGATTTAATTTTAAATTCAACACATCTGCAAAATCTGACGGCATAAATTTTCGCGAGTATATGACCTCAGATCAAAAAGCAGCATTAAATGCTTATTATTTTGTAGCAGGTTTCGGTGCAGATATATTTGTTGCCGGAAAATTTTTCTTGCGCCCCTTAGGTCTTTTCGGTATTCAAATGAATTCTCCCGCAAAAAATCCCGCAATAGGAGAAGCATTACAAGCACTACATCCCACACTAAAACCAAAATCCGGATTCAGCTATATGCTTGATATCGGCTTGAGTATAGGTTATCAGTTTAAATAATTAAAAGTTACTAAGAACAA containing:
- a CDS encoding tetratricopeptide repeat protein; amino-acid sequence: MKKPFFGFIFTVLFSASLFCNPADLYQKGAEYQAMEDWYGAIEMYQSALKENPSYNLVYQGLAECFYALDEYDQALSFAESARRYKKDDPDLKNLHGFILVGLGKIDEAKILFDEVLKKYPNNPEARFGLAEIEISQGKLYLASEMYKQNLTRQGENRKALLSLALVSYEAGNMKQAEEYIKRALKYHGDKPQVHYFAAYLNSLEGKLEEAEGRIYAAIKLKEDYDDAYALLASVLYAQRRYEEVIKISDMRISKKRDRADAWYLKTLSLRRLGKHGDAVNAAKVGLSLDADDEIMRCLLEELAIENLNFEDSFRMELSKYHAEKALGFSRRNMTEQALYEFRRTLKIYPYDVESRESYARILLRLGYPERYLEQMLFIQSIVKSNNRVNDAVEAYEKHLLSSIQSKWRIDSLYLDKGHISIGLFYGMESSNVLHPEAERITQILTSDIFSYNPRLKINSYSDKPVSYREAAKKSRTENEDYFGIIKLKENRRDIQLILELYVSRTGSPARTFTVYRSGNDRFSNGIRRLSSVLNEAMPIVGKVLNRYQNEAVIDIGKHDSDFKDMKIAVIRKDRLVIEKEGLGIVFDPSDLLGYFEPSKSEENLSEGLLKRKGYYDRMNAGDSVILFSENGKEKPAEDYAYFGQKNSSLLLLLRRIR
- a CDS encoding hemolysin family protein, which encodes MGIMDLFKKKGSVNNILKESLNDEKRDMIRGVVDLSDTAVKEVMIPRIDVDFLALDTPGDEILDRISESGHSRFPVYDESIDNVIGILYVKDIIKLLTKNQKIELDKIVRRAFFVPESKRIDALLAEFKRRHVHIAVAVDEYGGVSGIVCMEDIIEEIVGDIQDEFDNEGDDITEIASGVWLCDARVDLDDLAETIKSEDLPVDEFETLGGFVFDLFGKIPAKYEKTAWNDFDFIVQDMDGHKVKTVKIVYNKDLQN
- the ybeY gene encoding rRNA maturation RNase YbeY, producing MSNSISVSFNDEPPGAIDPLRVENFISTVLNDLNLDNWDISLLFCDDGFIRNLNKQYRNIDSPTDVLSFEQGDEYFDDEGEKRFMAGDIVISLDSLNFNAEEFNVGIDEELKRLIVHGILHLNGMDHSDNSPEQEMLKFQEKLLGQYKNIIIYRV
- a CDS encoding HD family phosphohydrolase; this translates as MIKNKKQNKLKEKLSSISLIFKRNKAFVISVLVSFLILSVLIYINAYENSGFSKLTISDFEAGMVSDRDVISNRNIEAIDEKATEIRKTAAKHSIKAVFYKDNSVSENMIREYSEFASFIIGLKDSSKSFTAFKFMFMEKYPVLLSEVDLERIYKSKSFYEITSLALSILKQLLDIGIIEMPLTGLEELNDAEISLRKNQNQKQSYTNVFLTNLVLFYNVKAQIKTFLSDMKKSNLELDVLSVLLPFAQPNILFDAEETEKRVEEALKKVLPVKITIEKNQKIIRRGFIISEDAYTRLKAYIGDGKYVDFWQIAAGIVFLTLSMITSLFLFSQKIIGQNLDFKFKLLLLISFDIVYILLLFVSGISFFSYPLNIVPVLPITFFTMLIAALISRKISVLTVFVFTLAVFGATGFKIQPALFAVLAGLAGAGMVNITGRRMDLIKTASGLILVQPLILLCMFLIFPDSSNDKSVLLLGTAANGFISGILVLGFLPILETLMNVPTNFRLMELSDLNSPIMKKMLITVAGTYNHSMMVASLAESACREIGANSILARVGAYYHDIGKMEQGEYFVENQTNYNKHMDINPRLSATVIRSHVKIGIEKAKQLHLPQAVIDIIAEHHGNSCISYFYAKAKELDPNVDIEDFSYPGIPPRSKESAVVMLADIVEAACRTLEKPSVPRLEKFIDELVSGKIKAGQLDNSDLTFREVNIIKASFVKILAGYYHSRIEYPNQKNIDDDESVQAQKENNNV